TCTTACATGGTAATAAATCGAGGCtttaaagtaattatttgaaAATCACGAACCACTTATTCTTCTAATATATATACTCCTTATTTAAATTGAACCTTGCTAAAGTCACACAGatttttagaactgaaaataaaacaaacagaccACGAAGCCTATTTTTATTAACTTGGGTTTGACTGATGAgcattttttattatacaaacaTAGAAGTTActcactttaataaaaaaaagtacatataaatATTGATGCCCCTCCTTGAAAATGTGTAAGTGTAATTTTCCTAAATTATACTGAAAACAGAAGATGTGGGCTTGAGTCCTATCTTTGCCACTTCTTGGACAATTTCCTTcgctcctctgggcctcagtttgcttaGCAATAACATGGAGCAACAAACCGTCATATTTCCCTGCATACTTCACAGGATTGTCCTGGAGGTCCAGTGAGATAATGCTATGGGAGTCCTTTATAAGGTCCAAAGCCATTGTAGATGGTTAGAGGTGTTTGAAATATTGCAGTAGATTCTCATTGTCACAGAAGTGCTGGAAAACGTATTCCTCTGTCCATTGCAGACAAGCAGAATGATGTGGAGATCCCATCTCCCACGCAGAAagacagggagaaaaagaagaagcagcagcTCATGACCCAGATAAGCGGAGTGAAAAAGCTGATGCATAGTTCAAGCTTAAACAACACAAGCATCTCACGCTTTGGAGTCAACACAGAAAATGAAGATCACCTGGCCAAGGTGTGTATGAGCTGGGTTTGTGTGAATGTAGCTCACTGCTTTACAACAGACAGATGCTCATATACCTTTAGAAAATAGTGAGGATTACTTTTGCTTTATCATTAAATTTTATGATAAGGAAGCTAATGTAGCCTCTTTTTCCATTGCTGGGGCACCTGATTGAAGATCCTTTTTTCAAACCATACCAAAGAaccatgttttttttgttttttttttttctttttggtcctgAGTTGGGTTTGTTAATGAACAGTATCTCATGAATAGAGAATCCTTCTGAAAGGACTCTGGAAAAATTCAAGGGAATGCCAGTACGTAGGTCTAACTTTATCTCAGAGGACATTTGGGGGACTGTATGCCAAGGACCAATGGGAAAATCTGCACTGATTATCAGGActggagaagaaataaagagaaaatgacagcACTGACTCTTAAGCCCAAATTCCAGTAATGGAGGAAGACATAGAAAGAATTTATACTGCCTCTAGGAGGCTGCACGAAGTGACTGCTGAGGTCCTTTCAGCCTTGTGAGAATACGAAATGAGTTTACTGTGGGCAAGAAAGCTTCTGAAAGGCCTTACTGAATGCTGTCAGTGAGGCTTTCTGAAAGCTGTCATTAGAGTAAGGTTGATTAAACATTAGGCCAAGTCTCTGGGGAGAGTCTGGATCTCTTACTCTGGGCAGTTATTAGGAATGGAATAAATTACTCCTTAAATCAGATAATCTTGAAATAATCCCACAACACAAGCCTGAATGATGTTTTTTTCAGGTCCATCTGTGGCCCAGAAGCCTAGAATATAATTCATGACTGGCATTCATCATGACCTTTTACATTAAATTGGGTTGACTTATGCACATTCTGGCAGCTGCGTCTTTCTGACCTGGCCCTCGGTGATAATAACCAAAGGGCAGAGGAGTTTCCCTAAGACTGTTTTCTAGCAATTACTAATGGGCCAGTGGGCAGcaaggggagaggcagggaaatgGGGCTAGAGTGATCTCTATTGACATGAAGCTACCTTTGAAAGCAACATTGGTTGAAGACTGACACGTGGCAGCTATAGGTCAAGAACTGAATCTATAAATACCCacacattttcccttttctggaaaaaaaaaacttaacagcTATCATAAAGAGGCCACCCAACCTCCTATGCCATTTCATTCTCAGATTTTCATGCAATTAGAGGACTTTTAAACAGGCACTCTAAATACCCAAGCAGCCAGCatccaaaacataaaagaatgagGCATGCTAACAAAACTGTCTAATTTTTGATTACAGGAGCTAGAAGACCTGAACAAATGGGGTCTTAACATCTTCAATGTGGCTGGATATTCACACAATCGGCCCCTAACATGCATCATGTATGCTATATTCCAGGTAAGTAAACAGCAGTGAATGCTGGTTTTCCAATTGGATGGctcttgatgatttttttttgcccATCCCATTTCACTTTTCTGATTTAACCTTCCTCCATTTTTGGACATCCACTTACTTATGTTCTAATCAATTTTACCACATAGGAAAGAGACCTCCTAAAGACATTCAAAATCTCATCTGACACCTTTGTAACCTACATGATGACTCTAGAAGACCATTACCATTCTGACGTGGCCTATCATAACAGCCTCCACGCTGCCGACGTGGCCCAGTCAACCCACGTGCTTCTTTCTACACCAGCATTAGATGTGAGTAGCTATGATCTGTTTTGCACACCTGCCCATCCTCTTTTAAAAGTACCATATAATATGCAATGTATATACAAAAACAGTATAATCAGATGCATGCTTAAACTGGTTCTTGATTATGTGTAGCATCCATCTATTGggttatttataaaaatggatgaCATTTCTACTTGCTTTGCTTTCTAATGTCAGAGTAACCTTTGCATCTCTTACAATTGAAAATTATGCAATTATCAGGCAATTAACAGGATCATCAGGGCAGAGATTGTGCCTGTATTCAATGTATTCCTAGTAAGGAATACAATATATCTCAAAGTGTCTTGTTCAGTATCTTATATATTGTATACCCTCAATATGCATGTACTGCTCTGAACTGCCCAACACCACCCCAGGCACTGTGGAGGATATCacagaaatagaatataaaatgctGTGTATAGTTCCTATTAGGAATAAGTATCCATAGGCTTATTCTCCTAAGAATTCATCAAACTGATTCTATGagttaaataaaaagtaactgaAAATCTAGAGCAGAGGAATTAATAAAGCTGAAGCAAGGAGGAACAATGTTCCATCTTGCCAGACAAGATCTGAGGAGTGTCTGTGACTCCTTCTCTCACAGATTAATGTGTCTGTTTATACCAGTGTAATCAACAACGTGTACAGCAGGCCAGGCTCTTGCTTGACTGATGGAAATGATGGTCAGGTAACTCCAAGCATGCTGGCCCACTCCAGGAAGGAACTGGCCATACCCTATTCAGCCCCTTCTCTGCAGATCAGTTTGGGAGGTGAAGAAAGATCAAACTAACTACATCTCTACTGCTTGGGTTccatattttctaagaaaagaaatccaAGAAGACTTGGGGAAAAGAGATAGAGAGCTAAGAGTGTCTGAACCTCTTGAAGGAAAGAAACAGTATTGTTTTTATGGTCTGTATAAGTATCAGAGTGGGGCAACACTCTTTATCAAATATCCATTATTATTGATAGTACACCTACTGTGTAGTCAGAAATTGGCCATGAATGCCACAGACTTTTACAGAAGGGAGAGTTCAGTGTATCCTGGAGTAATGAGATGGGTATTTATGGAAGAGATGGAaactgagctgggatttgaaggaCCAGAAGATTTCAGTAGTCACAGAGGATATTAGTCCTAGAATCAGCAGCAATCTATACTTAATAAATACTAGGTTTAAATCATTGTACATGGGCAGAGAAGCCTTCTTGACTTGGCATGAAAGAGTTGAGAAGTGGGACATTAGGTTTCAGTTCTTAGGAATGTTCTCAAATCTTGCctatagtaaacatttatttggtggatatgtattgaatgaatgaatgtataaagcTTGTGACCACACTACAAATTTAGctttgggaaataatttattGCTTATCTTACAAATCTGGAATTTGGTCAGTTTTCTCTATGTTACTCAGCCTGAAAGCATATGAAGGTTGTTATATCTCAGAGCAGAGCCAGTCTGACTTGCTTCTTTGACTTGAATGTGCTTATATTACATAAGCACCATGCTGCGTCCCCTGATCCAAGAAACAAACATCAGGTGTTTACACACACCACAAGCATTGTGCTAatgccttcccaagcctcagCCTGCAGGCTTGATATAGGAATGAGGTCCGGCCATCCTCCCTTTCTCATCAGAGACTTTATAATGATGAACAGAACCTACCTTTAATTAAATTATTGTGTTGCGATGTTATATAAATCAACAGTCTCTCTCCCAACAAGAATGAAATGGGTGACTTTAAAATGAAACTGAACAAGCAGGATAGGCAAATTGGATGTGGAGTTAAATGTGCTCCTGTTGCCCCACAGGCTGTCTTCACAGACTTGGAAATCCTGGCGGCCATTTTTGCAGCTGCCATCCATGACGTTGATCATCCTGGAGTCTCCAATCAGTTTCTCATCAACACAAGTGAGTTCACCACTACAACAGTCATGCGAGATAACCGTATGATTcactgcttgatttttttttccttctaatgttTTCATTATGGATAATAACAAGGATAATAATGAGGTAATCCTTCCACTCCTCTCAAACCGGTCAGGCCTTTCCTGGATACTGTGTCCAATCTGGCAACACAATATGTGAGCTGCGTGGAGAACTTGAAGAGGGTCAGAGGGAAGCCGTAAAAAGAATTCAgagtttggaaaatataatatgtaaggAAAGAATAATAGATGTGGAATTATCCAGTAAGGACAAGGAAAGGCTTAGGGATTTCATGATAATGATTTTCAGTGTTAGAGCACATAGCATCGTAACCCACGACTGTCCCTGTCTCCTGGGAAACAGCCACAAATATTGGATCTGAGCTCCAGAACCTCCAAACAGAAATGAGATTCCATGAAAAGCACTAGAATGGGATTCCACTGTTCAGAAAGAAAGGTCATTAAAAGTTGTGCACTGTCTCTTCCAGCTGCATAGGTTCGATTATGGATGGAGAGTAGCAGAGTTAGGTGACCTCAGTGGCCGTTAGGGTGGTCCTGCCTTAGGATGCCAAGCCATGCTCACAGCTTTTGTCATGCTCAAAATCTCTGATTTACATGCTAATGAAAAGTCATTCATTCTCTCAGTTAATGCACTATCTCTAAGTGCTAAAGAAAAAtctaagtactttttttttccctgagaataTTGATTATCCTGTTGTGGTCATGATTAACATCAAGTGTTGATGGTTTTATAGAAATGTTCTTTGAGCTCCTTGCTATAAAGGAGTCTTTTTCATCAGTCCTTGTTCTTTATCATCAGAATATATGAATGATCTAAGTTTGAGGTATACCATTTTCTTTTAACCTCTAGGCAACTAAAGCTGATTTCACACTGAGATAATGCCAATGTTTGAATCATATCCCTCTGTATTAAGTCATCATTTTGTCTTATTTACTAGATTCGGAACTTGCTTTGATGTATAATGACGAATCCGTGCTGGAAAACCATCACCTTGCCGTGGGTTTCAAACTGCTACAAGAAGAACATTGTGACATCTTTTCCAATCTCACCAAGAAGCAGCGCCAGACGCTCAGGAAGATGGTTATTGACATGGTAAGACCTCAGCCTCCCTACAGTCCTCACTTCCGTTGGCTATTCTCTCTGATAGATGGAATTTCTtaagagttttcattttctttttatccaagGTGTTAGCAACCGATATGTCTAAACATATGAGCCTGTTGGCAGACCTGAAGACGATGGTAGAAACCAAGAAAGTTACAAGTTCAGGCGTTCTTCTGCTGGACAACTATACTGATCGTATTCAGGTATTTGATGACAGCCTTTGCTTTAACACAAAGCCAAACCAAGCTAAAGCAAACaacaactagaaaaagaaaataaacataaattcagTTAGTTGTATATCCTAGGCTACTACTACAGATCTAGGCTTATTTTAAGAACAAGCTAAAGAAAATGGACTTTCAAGTTTATCCTCTAATTTATGAGGAAAAACATAGTCCTATTCACTGAAATGCttagttctaaaaataaaatgcagaatctATTTGTAATAGGGCATACGTGACTGTTGGTCCCAAAAGCTCATGTTTGGATTTAAACTCCATTGACTTGAAATTTGTTAGGTCTGTTTTGGATATACAAATTGCCATCAGCTGGTCTCTTCTTTCCACAAGTGGAAAATATGAAGTTATCTACTTTGAATAATTCTTTGCATTCTTTCCAAACTGAGGAATGGAAACGATAGCAACATCTGACCTCTAATGTGCCTTCCAGCTTTTAACTTCAATGATTGTCAGTCTAAAAAGACATACATTTTCCCCTTTGGGACTCTATAATGGTAAATAACCAACCCTAGCCAGCACCATTATCATACTTCTTCTTTTGGTGCATGCATCATAATTATAATGCAACTAAAATGTTCTCGGGTTTGGTACCAAGTGTACTAGTATGAGAGGGATGAGATGTTAGATGTTCTGGCAGTATTTACACCTAATTTTATGGGATTTCCAAAACTTGATGATTTCAGGTCCTTCGCAACATGGTACACTGTGCAGACCTGAGCAACCCCACCAAGTCCTTGGAATTGTATCGGCAATGGACAGACCGCATCATGGAGGAATTTTTCCAGCAAGGAGACAAAGAGCGGGAGAGGGGAATGGAAATTAGCCCGATGTGTGATAAACACACAGCTTCGGTGGAAAAATCCCAGgtatttaatatgaaattttcaaagtttttctgAGCTCTCATAATTGTAGAACTTGAGAGGGGGTTGTTCTATCTAGTTCCTTTCTTTTAACAGAATATATACATGAAATGATAAGGAAGCAACTATGCATTTAGCTTCATTATACTCATGACTCATTTGACTTTTCCACTACACTCAATTTCATGGGTGGGGACAAAGCAGTCATCAGAAACCCATCAAACTTTGGACTGTGTATCCCCAAATTGTTCAGATAGTTGTCTAGGACCTTAGCAAATCCAGCTGATTGATGGAATGCTGCCGTCTCCCCCATCCCATCTCTCCAAGTTTCTCCTACCTCTGTCTTCACCCAGGAGCTCTGCTCCTCATCCTTGTTTCCCACCCCCTGCTTTTGCTTTCTCTCCATAATTTCCCATTGTCACCATCACCAGACACAGTCTCTTTTACCCCATAGTCAAAGCCCTGTCTGGCATCCCTTTCCAAGGTTGTTTCCATGCCTTAAAGAACATGCTGACATTTCCTGGCTGTGTCTATAGCTACACAATCTCTGTGTGCTCAGAACAGGGGACAATActctggaggcaggagagggtACAGAAATGTCCCAGATGCCAATGGCTACAGAATATGTAGCACTGGAAAGTATCAGTATCCCCATGAAGGCTTCAGGACTCGTTGAAATGTCATTTCTTTCAGGATAACAAATGGGCTGAGCTAGGTGGCTGCGAGTGAGAATGACTTCATAGACTGTCCCAGGTCTTTATTACAAAAACCTGCAGAGTGTTTTTTTGTGTTCCTATCCTCTTTCCCCCACTGCCTGCAAACCTCAAATTTACATATACTTGTAATATTGATGTACAGTTCCTTTGCAATTATTGTTTTGTTGCTTCTTAGAGAAACCCAACCAAATGAGTTTAAAATCAATGAAAGTGCTGAAGTCTAATAtgctataaaaatttaagataacaTTAATCAGGGCCAATTCAAATACTTCAAAGCCTTAACCGgaacaacaaataaattaattaaaagaagtaGTACCCTTTTATTAGTAGCAgtgatattttccatttatgtgaTGGCCTGTGTTGTTTTCCACACATTTTCCCATACATTAGCCCATTTGAACCCTAAACAGCCTCGTGAGATGGATAAAATAGGCGTTTCCCCGTGTCAGGTATAGATCTGTCCTCTTGGTCCAGTTCAGCAGTTCCCTCCACCCAAAGCTCTTTACTCTCTATCCCATGGACAATTCTCCTTGTTGCCATGACATCATCATGCACTCTGGTGTTTCCCACACATGGGCTCCTTTGAACATTGTCTGATTAGTCTGGCAATAAAGCTCTTTCTGGACTGGGAGCTCTTACGATCATGGAGCTCTCTCATCCCATGACCTAGGAAATAAACAACTAGCAGCAACCTTTCAAAAAAGTCCTAAACATTTCATAGcagaagcaaaacaaatgaaaaaaaggaaatgactgCACTGTGTTCAGCTTATTCAATTTTCTCCATAGCCTTGAGCTTGTTATTTTGGGTCCCTGGAAAACACCTTGAAAATAGTCTCTAAAATCCATGAAACACACATAAAGAAGCAAATGGGAGGAAAAAGGAGTGGGTAGAAGCAAGAGAACTATCTGAATCATCCACAGTCAAGTTCTTATAACCAATGCAGATCAGAGATGCCCTGACTTTGGTGTGAAATCTTGTTTGTTCAGGCTAGGAAAGCACCAGAAAGAAGAATGTGTATGCATAAATGTATGAATGAAAGAGTCACATACAACTGAGGTTCTTACATATAGCACTATATATAGTACAACTTGAATGTATTAAATGACTGGCCAAACACCAGAACGTTAACAAAGGAAAGTTCCCAGTAACGTGGAAAGACACCTATGTAATGTCCCATGGGTGCCCTGGCCCACCTTCCCCCGCATCCCGGCCCAGCACCTTCTAGTTCCGCAGCCCATGGGAGGGGAATTCCATTCCCTCATTCAGCTAGTGCCTATTCTCTGTCTctacctgcccccacccccagtgttTCCTGTTTGTCTGACAATGTGGAGGTCAGCATAAGGCCACCTAGCTAGCTCATGCAGGATGCATAGCCCCTGGGTAAACCATAACAGAGCCATAAGCCTCGTATTTATTCACAGGAACACCAGCAAAAGGAACTgcttaattgtttttattttcccttctttctcctgaTGGAAATGACTATGTGCCCTATGGATCCAAAACAATGGCAGACATGTCCGCAGAGGGGATGCGTGTTTGTTTCAGGGCTTGAAGTATTTTCCAGTGTTTTATCAAATGCCTCTATGGGCCAAAAGCATCCCACCAAACTTAAGAAATTCCAGAGTAGTCACAGGCCAGCTGCCCATCATTTTGAAGCAGTGgcatattttaaagttatcaGGGAAAAAATATTGAGTCAGAACACATTAGACCTGGGGCTTCCTTCTTCAGAGAATGACTCACAGAATCCAAGTAGTGACAAAGTCATTCCCAGCCGGGATCACATCCAGACTTCTTATCTGGCACACgtaaaaggaaaaacagtctGTTGTAG
This region of Microcebus murinus isolate Inina chromosome 2, M.murinus_Inina_mat1.0, whole genome shotgun sequence genomic DNA includes:
- the PDE4B gene encoding 3',5'-cyclic-AMP phosphodiesterase 4B isoform X1; its protein translation is MPEANYLLSVSWGYIKFKRMLNRELTHLSEMSRSGNQVSEYISNTFLDKQNDVEIPSPTQKDREKKKKQQLMTQISGVKKLMHSSSLNNTSISRFGVNTENEDHLAKELEDLNKWGLNIFNVAGYSHNRPLTCIMYAIFQERDLLKTFKISSDTFVTYMMTLEDHYHSDVAYHNSLHAADVAQSTHVLLSTPALDAVFTDLEILAAIFAAAIHDVDHPGVSNQFLINTNSELALMYNDESVLENHHLAVGFKLLQEEHCDIFSNLTKKQRQTLRKMVIDMVLATDMSKHMSLLADLKTMVETKKVTSSGVLLLDNYTDRIQVLRNMVHCADLSNPTKSLELYRQWTDRIMEEFFQQGDKERERGMEISPMCDKHTASVEKSQVGFIDYIVHPLWETWADLVQPDAQDILDTLEDNRNWYQSMIPQSPSPPLDEQNRDCQGLMEKFQFELTLEEEDSEGPEKEGEGHSYFSSTKTLCVIDPENRDSLGETDIDIATEDKSPVDT